The Desulfovibrio sp. genomic sequence GAGAACACGTAACTTGTCGGCGAAGCGAACCAGATCGTCGGAGTTGGCCACCACCGCATCGGTGTGGCCACCCAAGAACGAAGTCATCTGGGGAGCCGAACCGGTGAAGGGGACATAGGTCAGCTTTATCCCGGCCAGTTTCTGCAGCCTGAGAGTGGCGAAATGATGGCCTGAGAACACCGCGGAACCGCCGACAGTAATCTTTTCGGGGTCCTTCTTCGCTGCTTCGACGAAGTCCTTGAGGGTCTTGTGGGGGCTTTCCTTGAGCACGGCCAGGGCCAGGGGGGTGCTTTGGAACATCACCACCGGGTTTATCTGGCTGGTCTTGTAGCCCACCTCGTTCTGCAAGGGCTGGAGAATGATGTGCGGGGTGTTTATGCCCACGAAGGTGTAGCCGTCGGGCTTGGAACGAACCAGTTCCTTCCAGCCCAGGGCGCCGCCACCTCCGACCTTGTAGTCGACGATGACCTGCTGGCCCAGGAGTTTGGCCAGATGGCTTTGTTGGCGGCGGGCTTCGCGGTCGGACTGACCGCCCGGATCAAAGGTCACAACATAGGTGAGCTGTTTGGTGGGGAAAGCCTCGGCGGCGTATGACAAGACTGGCGAACTCAGAACCAGAGCCGACAATAGCAGCAGTGAAATGCGTATCATCACGACCTCCCTGAATGTAAAAATCAGCGGTCTAGAGACGCTTGCACCCGACTGGCCCGACTAAACGGCCGGACCGAAAAATAGCTGGCAAGGCGTCTAAGCCGTACAGCTGAACACCTCGTCCTACCCTCCTTGCCTTGGCGGTTTCCGGCCTTGTTTCAAACCGCCTGAGTTCTAGAAGCCCCGCGCCGCTTTGGCGCGGGGCAAATAATCCGCGCTGGCTAGGCGCTTTCGTAAAGCCTGGTGATGACAAATTCGCGGTGGCCAAGAGCCTCGGTGGCAGTCAGGCGGCCGTTGACCGTGCGCATCATCATGTCCAGCAGGGCGTCGCCGGCCTGGTCCATGTTCATCTCGCGGCGCAGGATGCCCGAGACGTCCACGTCGATATGCTCGCTCATGGTGCGCACGGTGCGAGGATTGGCTCCCAGCTTGATCACCGGAATGATCGGGTTGCCGATGATGTTGCCTTGGCCCGTGGGGAAGAAGTGCACCACCATGCCTGCGGCCGCGCACAGGGTGACCATTTCGGCCGCTGCCGAAGAGGAATCCATGAACCAGAGCCCA encodes the following:
- a CDS encoding tripartite tricarboxylate transporter substrate binding protein, with translation MIRISLLLLSALVLSSPVLSYAAEAFPTKQLTYVVTFDPGGQSDREARRQQSHLAKLLGQQVIVDYKVGGGGALGWKELVRSKPDGYTFVGINTPHIILQPLQNEVGYKTSQINPVVMFQSTPLALAVLKESPHKTLKDFVEAAKKDPEKITVGGSAVFSGHHFATLRLQKLAGIKLTYVPFTGSAPQMTSFLGGHTDAVVANSDDLVRFADKLRVLAFSSEARFPLFPDAPTFKEQGFDMVDSIDRGVAVPMGTPADVVAVLEKAFLDIAKDPDIQKAMKAEGFVPMAMGHEESKAYIAKLTSMYTDLAKDLKK